One window from the genome of Perca flavescens isolate YP-PL-M2 chromosome 17, PFLA_1.0, whole genome shotgun sequence encodes:
- the pex13 gene encoding peroxisome biogenesis factor 13 isoform X1: MDQQPPPKPWERRIPGAMSAPINYRSSNFGPAAGPSVSAGPPVLTRMVPPLPPRPIQQAYRPAYSSFTSSYSPYGSSMYGGYSPYTYGGGGYGMGGGYSRLSNTEDVAPSRFVQQAEESSRGAFQSIESIVQAFSSVSMMLDATFSAVYNSFRAVLDVANHLTRLRSHLTRVFSAFALVRTLRYLYRRLQRLLGRRSDAEVDDLWADSASDALATGASRVDGAGMEGPAVKSWPIFLFFAVVLGGPYLIWKLLSSSPAEENATNWASGEDDHVVARAEYDFSAASEEEISLRAGDMLNLAPKEQQPRVRGWLLASVDSQTTGLVPANYVKVLGKRRGFKYTEMERLAQVQQGNTQASPTPLTAHPESNTAQGFTPGLGSAYTPEELLESVYRETPSSFSLGTSNTSMPSSTVLNIPEKTDL; encoded by the exons ATGGATCAACAGCCCCCACCTAAGCCATGGGAAAGGCGGATTCCAGGTGCAATGAGTGCACCTATAAATTACAG ATCTTCAAACTTTGGACCAGCTGCAGGCCCCTCTGTTTCTGCAGGCCCTCCCGTCCTGACCAGGATGGTGCCCCCATTGCCCCCTCGTCCCATCCAGCAGGCTTACCGTCCGGCCTACAGCTCTTTCACCTCCTCTTACAGCCCCTATGGGAGCTCCATGTATGGGGGCTACAGCCCCTACACCTATGGTGGCGGCGGCTACGGCATGGGAGGTGGGTACAGCCGCCTCTCCAACACAGAAGACGTTGCCCCCAGCCGGTTTGTGCAACAGGCGGAGGAGAGCAGTCGCGGCGCCTTCCAGTCTATCGAGAGCATTGTCCAGGCCTTTAGCTCCGTTAGTATGATGCTGGACGCCACCTTTTCAGCTGTGTACAACAGTTTCCGTGCGGTGTTGGATGTAGCCAACCACCTCACGCGGCTGCGTTCACACCTCACCAGAGTTTTCTCAGCCTTTGCTCTGGTACGCACCTTGCGCTACCTCTACCGACGGCTACAGAGGCTGCTGGGGCGAAGGTCAGACGCGGAGGTTGACGACTTGTGGGCAGACAGTGCAAGCGATGCCCTGGCTACAGGTGCATCCAGAGTGGATGGAGCAGGGATGGAGGGTCCGGCCGTGAAGTCCTGGCCAATCTTTCTGTTTTTCGCTGTAGTATTGGGGGGACCCTACCTTATCTGGAAACTGCTGAGCTCCAGTCCAGCTGAAGAAAACG CCACTAATTGGGCCAGCGGGGAGGATGACCATGTAGTCGCCAGAGCGGAGTATGACTTTTCAGCTGCTTCTGAGGAGGAGATTTCTCTGCGGGCTGGAGACATGCTCAACCTTGCCCCTAAAG AGCAACAGCCCAGAGTGCGTGGCTGGCTGCTGGCCAGCGTGGACAGCCAGACCACAGGACTTGTCCCAGCCAACTATGTCAAGGTCCTGGGCAAGAGGAGAGGCTTTAAGTACACCGAGATGGAGAGGCTTGCTCAGGTCCAGCAAGGGAACACACAGGCCTCCCCGACACCCCTTACTGCACACCCAGAATCAAATACTGCCCAAGGCTTTACTCCAGGCCTTGGTTCAGCCTACACCCCAGAGGAACTGCTAGAATCAGTGTACAGAGAAACACCATCTTCCTTCAGTCTGGGAACATCCAACACCAGTATGCCCTCCAGCACGGTGCTAAACATCCCTGAGAAGACTGACCTGTGA
- the pex13 gene encoding peroxisome biogenesis factor 13 isoform X2: MVPPLPPRPIQQAYRPAYSSFTSSYSPYGSSMYGGYSPYTYGGGGYGMGGGYSRLSNTEDVAPSRFVQQAEESSRGAFQSIESIVQAFSSVSMMLDATFSAVYNSFRAVLDVANHLTRLRSHLTRVFSAFALVRTLRYLYRRLQRLLGRRSDAEVDDLWADSASDALATGASRVDGAGMEGPAVKSWPIFLFFAVVLGGPYLIWKLLSSSPAEENATNWASGEDDHVVARAEYDFSAASEEEISLRAGDMLNLAPKEQQPRVRGWLLASVDSQTTGLVPANYVKVLGKRRGFKYTEMERLAQVQQGNTQASPTPLTAHPESNTAQGFTPGLGSAYTPEELLESVYRETPSSFSLGTSNTSMPSSTVLNIPEKTDL; the protein is encoded by the exons ATGGTGCCCCCATTGCCCCCTCGTCCCATCCAGCAGGCTTACCGTCCGGCCTACAGCTCTTTCACCTCCTCTTACAGCCCCTATGGGAGCTCCATGTATGGGGGCTACAGCCCCTACACCTATGGTGGCGGCGGCTACGGCATGGGAGGTGGGTACAGCCGCCTCTCCAACACAGAAGACGTTGCCCCCAGCCGGTTTGTGCAACAGGCGGAGGAGAGCAGTCGCGGCGCCTTCCAGTCTATCGAGAGCATTGTCCAGGCCTTTAGCTCCGTTAGTATGATGCTGGACGCCACCTTTTCAGCTGTGTACAACAGTTTCCGTGCGGTGTTGGATGTAGCCAACCACCTCACGCGGCTGCGTTCACACCTCACCAGAGTTTTCTCAGCCTTTGCTCTGGTACGCACCTTGCGCTACCTCTACCGACGGCTACAGAGGCTGCTGGGGCGAAGGTCAGACGCGGAGGTTGACGACTTGTGGGCAGACAGTGCAAGCGATGCCCTGGCTACAGGTGCATCCAGAGTGGATGGAGCAGGGATGGAGGGTCCGGCCGTGAAGTCCTGGCCAATCTTTCTGTTTTTCGCTGTAGTATTGGGGGGACCCTACCTTATCTGGAAACTGCTGAGCTCCAGTCCAGCTGAAGAAAACG CCACTAATTGGGCCAGCGGGGAGGATGACCATGTAGTCGCCAGAGCGGAGTATGACTTTTCAGCTGCTTCTGAGGAGGAGATTTCTCTGCGGGCTGGAGACATGCTCAACCTTGCCCCTAAAG AGCAACAGCCCAGAGTGCGTGGCTGGCTGCTGGCCAGCGTGGACAGCCAGACCACAGGACTTGTCCCAGCCAACTATGTCAAGGTCCTGGGCAAGAGGAGAGGCTTTAAGTACACCGAGATGGAGAGGCTTGCTCAGGTCCAGCAAGGGAACACACAGGCCTCCCCGACACCCCTTACTGCACACCCAGAATCAAATACTGCCCAAGGCTTTACTCCAGGCCTTGGTTCAGCCTACACCCCAGAGGAACTGCTAGAATCAGTGTACAGAGAAACACCATCTTCCTTCAGTCTGGGAACATCCAACACCAGTATGCCCTCCAGCACGGTGCTAAACATCCCTGAGAAGACTGACCTGTGA